In Spirosoma pollinicola, the genomic window CTTCGTCGAAAACATCTGTCATCGACACATTACTCGCTCTAACGTAGTATCCCTTTTTAATTAATCGGTTTTTGAGCTCATAAACGTCCTTACCTTTCAGCCCCAGATAAAGCATCCGACTACCCAATTGGCCGCTCGACGTCACTACTTTTGTCCAAGGGCTGGTATTAGCCGGTTGGACTACCACTGGAGGAGAAGTAGCCAGTTTCTGATTCGAAACTGGTGACGCCGTTGAGAAATAACTAGTCTTTACTGGCGAACCTGAGCTAGTTGAAGGCATGGTTGGTGCGCGGTAACTCCCTGATGAACTTGACTGACTAGTCCCACTGGGTGAACTTGATAAGTAAGAGCTACCGCTGCTGTATCCTGAGTAATGGGATGAATGGGAGCGATGGGATGAATGTGAGCGGTGAGATGTGTGATAATTGCCCTCAAATGAACCCGAGTTCGGGTCTATTGCTCTTAGAATAAAACTGGGTTTTTTTAAGGAACTTTTTAGTTTCTTAAAATCAAGCTTTTCTTTCTGAGGAGAGACTTCATGCAATATGGACTCTGTATTTGCCGTAGCCTGTTGTTGGATACCGGCCAGGGCTCCTAAAGCAATACTTTGCAGAAGCAGGGGTAGCTGTTTACTCATTGATGGATAGAATGATAATCGGTTGGCCTAAAATTAGTCAGAAATTTATTTAAACGTTATCCATATGCCTTCAGATTTGCCCATTGACAATATTCTAAGATAGAAGTTCAACTAAGGGTATAATTAAAAAATGGACTGAATTCGTGGCGGCTCACTTTGTCAATATTAAAGCCAGTCTTGTCGGTGAATATGCAGCTAAGAGAGGCTGTTAAACGTACTTTTTATTAG contains:
- a CDS encoding peptidoglycan-binding domain-containing protein translates to MSKQLPLLLQSIALGALAGIQQQATANTESILHEVSPQKEKLDFKKLKSSLKKPSFILRAIDPNSGSFEGNYHTSHRSHSSHRSHSSHYSGYSSGSSYLSSSPSGTSQSSSSGSYRAPTMPSTSSGSPVKTSYFSTASPVSNQKLATSPPVVVQPANTSPWTKVVTSSGQLGSRMLYLGLKGKDVYELKNRLIKKGYYVRASNVSMTDVFDEETRTAVGKLQQANQLPLDYIVDQKVVPYLDDETAPPLPTSLLGTRILQWGLSGADVVELKTKLIQKGYLKADSTQTVTDRFDEATEKAVKALQQANGLDVTGKVTEAVIRLLI